One genomic region from Nocardia vinacea encodes:
- a CDS encoding amidohydrolase family protein, with the protein MTALDYKAIDVDNHYYEPLDAFTRHLDKKFRRRGVQIVQDGKYQTAIIGNRVNRFIPNPTFDPIIVPGCLDLIFRGQVPEGVDPATLMQVESLEMRPEYRDRDARVAVLDKQGIETIFMFPTFGCGVEEALRDDVEATAASLHAFNLWLDEDWGFDRPDHRIVSAPMISLADPAAAVAEVDFVLARGARVVHIRPAPVPGLAKPRSLGDRAHDPVWARLAEANVPVAFHLGDSGYLKIAAMWGGKDTFEPFGPGDALDKILVDDRAIHDTMASLIIHGVFDRHPKLRVASIENGSDFVHRLAKRMKKLANQSPRSFPNDPVDTLREHVWVAPYYEDDLPLLKEKIGAERILFGSDWPHGEGLAEPVAFTDELTAFDATDVRKIMRDNALEFLGLPVAAAA; encoded by the coding sequence ATGACTGCGCTCGACTACAAGGCGATCGACGTCGACAACCACTACTACGAGCCGCTGGACGCGTTCACTCGGCACCTGGACAAGAAGTTCCGGCGGCGGGGGGTGCAGATCGTCCAGGACGGCAAGTACCAGACGGCGATTATCGGCAACCGGGTGAACCGGTTCATTCCGAATCCGACCTTCGATCCGATCATCGTGCCGGGCTGCCTGGATCTGATCTTCCGCGGTCAGGTCCCCGAGGGGGTGGATCCGGCGACGCTGATGCAGGTCGAGAGCCTGGAAATGCGGCCCGAATATCGCGATCGGGATGCCCGCGTCGCCGTGCTCGACAAGCAGGGCATCGAGACGATCTTCATGTTCCCGACGTTCGGCTGCGGCGTGGAAGAGGCCCTCAGGGACGATGTCGAGGCGACGGCGGCGTCCCTGCACGCCTTCAATCTGTGGTTGGACGAGGACTGGGGTTTCGACCGACCGGACCACCGGATCGTCTCGGCGCCGATGATCTCACTGGCCGATCCGGCGGCCGCGGTCGCCGAGGTCGACTTCGTGCTGGCCCGTGGCGCGCGCGTCGTCCACATCCGGCCCGCCCCGGTCCCCGGTCTCGCCAAGCCGCGCTCGCTCGGTGACCGTGCGCACGATCCGGTGTGGGCGCGCCTGGCGGAGGCGAACGTGCCGGTCGCCTTCCACCTCGGCGACAGCGGATATCTGAAGATCGCCGCAATGTGGGGCGGTAAGGACACCTTCGAGCCGTTCGGACCGGGGGATGCGCTGGACAAGATCCTCGTCGACGACCGCGCCATCCACGACACCATGGCCTCGTTGATCATCCACGGTGTGTTCGATCGGCATCCGAAGTTGCGGGTAGCCAGTATCGAGAACGGCTCGGACTTCGTGCACCGGCTCGCCAAGCGGATGAAGAAGCTGGCCAACCAGTCGCCCCGCTCGTTCCCGAACGACCCGGTCGACACCCTGCGCGAGCACGTCTGGGTCGCCCCGTACTACGAGGACGATCTGCCGCTGCTGAAGGAGAAGATCGGCGCCGAGCGCATTCTGTTCGGCTCGGACTGGCCGCACGGCGAGGGACTGGCCGAGCCGGTGGCCTTCACCGACGAACTGACCGCCTTCGACGCGACCGACGTGCGAAAGATCATGCGCGACAACGCGCTCGAATTCCTTGGGCTGCCCGTCGCGGCTGCCGCGTGA
- a CDS encoding acyl-CoA carboxylase subunit beta yields the protein MTNARTWDETLEDFERRRARAQAMGGPERVAKHRGKGKLDARARIERLLDPGTFHEFGTLVGGEVAADAIVTGSGLIDGAPVMVGAEDFTTLAGSIAPGSNSKRYRLAELALRNKVPLIMLLEGAGFRPTGDHYGRTPTDLLAQAMCSGRVPMVTGVLGPSAGHGALIAPVADFAIMSRQGAIFTAGPPVVKVSTGEDISKEDLGGPDVALPSGLIHNLGETDEDVLDAIRRYLSYFPSSAWSYPPAVAPDESAGPRPTPELLDIISRDNRRTYDMRAVLDVVLDHPDWFEVQPDFGEAIICALAHLGGHPIAVVANQPQVLAGSIDAAAADKAAHFITVADSFHLPIVFLADNPGMLPGSESEQDGVLRSGARMFVAQTAATTLKLHVTLRKAYGFGSMVMSLIGFDSQVATFAYPGATMGAMSAAALSSASHAEDDVAASLRAMELQASYHSAEHMGFDELIRPEETRNALLLSLQRGIYARQAAAEPVSRTVIVP from the coding sequence ATGACGAATGCCCGGACCTGGGACGAAACCCTCGAAGACTTCGAACGGCGCCGTGCGCGCGCACAGGCGATGGGCGGGCCCGAACGGGTCGCCAAACATCGCGGCAAGGGCAAGCTCGACGCCAGGGCGCGCATCGAGCGGCTGCTCGATCCCGGCACTTTCCACGAATTCGGCACCCTGGTCGGTGGTGAGGTCGCCGCCGACGCGATCGTGACCGGTTCCGGACTCATCGATGGTGCGCCGGTGATGGTGGGGGCGGAAGACTTCACGACCCTGGCGGGCAGCATCGCGCCGGGCAGCAATTCCAAACGCTATCGGCTGGCCGAACTCGCGCTGCGCAACAAGGTGCCGCTGATAATGCTGTTGGAGGGTGCGGGATTTCGGCCCACCGGCGACCACTACGGGCGCACGCCAACCGATTTGCTGGCCCAGGCCATGTGCTCCGGCCGGGTGCCGATGGTCACGGGGGTGCTCGGCCCCTCGGCCGGACACGGTGCGCTGATCGCCCCGGTGGCCGATTTCGCGATCATGAGCCGGCAGGGCGCGATCTTCACCGCCGGGCCGCCGGTGGTGAAAGTATCGACGGGGGAGGATATTTCGAAGGAGGATCTCGGCGGCCCGGATGTCGCGCTGCCGAGCGGGCTGATCCACAACCTCGGCGAAACCGACGAGGATGTGCTCGACGCGATCCGCCGCTACCTGTCGTATTTCCCGTCGAGCGCGTGGTCGTATCCACCGGCGGTGGCTCCCGACGAATCGGCCGGGCCGCGGCCGACGCCGGAACTGCTCGACATCATCTCCCGTGACAACCGGCGCACCTACGATATGCGTGCTGTGCTCGATGTGGTCCTGGATCATCCCGACTGGTTCGAGGTGCAGCCCGACTTCGGCGAGGCGATCATTTGCGCGCTGGCGCACCTCGGTGGTCACCCGATCGCGGTGGTGGCCAACCAGCCGCAGGTGTTGGCCGGGTCGATCGATGCCGCCGCCGCCGACAAGGCCGCCCACTTCATCACGGTCGCGGACTCGTTCCATCTGCCGATCGTGTTCCTCGCCGATAATCCGGGCATGCTGCCGGGCAGCGAATCCGAGCAGGACGGCGTATTACGCAGTGGCGCAAGGATGTTCGTCGCGCAGACGGCGGCAACGACACTGAAGCTGCACGTGACGTTGCGCAAGGCGTACGGCTTCGGGTCGATGGTGATGTCCCTGATCGGGTTCGACAGCCAGGTCGCGACCTTCGCTTACCCCGGGGCGACCATGGGTGCGATGAGCGCCGCCGCCCTGAGTAGTGCCTCGCATGCCGAGGACGACGTCGCCGCGTCACTGCGTGCCATGGAACTGCAGGCGTCGTACCACTCGGCCGAGCATATGGGCTTCGACGAGCTCATCCGTCCGGAGGAGACGCGAAACGCGCTGCTGCTGTCACTGCAGCGGGGCATCTACGCCCGGCAGGCGGCGGCCGAGCCGGTTTCTCGCACCGTCATCGTGCCCTGA
- a CDS encoding cytochrome P450 codes for MDIPVQDKSATAEDTLDLRDPYPFFAAKRRDGGVFHGTVMDYSHTPESLRPSDSYAAVSYPAVSTALRSSRVFSSKLYDSTIGVFMGPTILAMDGKKHRAHRNLVATAFKPQSLVRWEPDIVRPICNALIDEFAERGSADLIKEFTFEFPTRVIARLLGLPEEDLPFFRQAAVSIISYANKVPQALAAANDLKEYFLGHIEQRRSQPTDDIIGDLVTAEVDGEKLTEEAIYSFLRLLLPAGLETTYRSSGNLLYLLLTHPEQFEAVQRNHDLIAQAVEEGLRYETPLTLVQRYVTEDAELEGVAIPQGAVLDLCLGSANRDETRWERPEEFDIFRTHIPHISFTAGAHTCLGLHLARMETRVAMEALLSRLTGFTLVPGGDPHIFGQPFRSPNTLPVTFDVIA; via the coding sequence GTGGATATCCCTGTTCAAGACAAATCGGCGACGGCCGAAGACACCCTCGATCTTCGTGATCCCTACCCGTTCTTCGCCGCCAAGCGGCGCGACGGCGGTGTCTTCCACGGAACGGTCATGGACTACTCCCATACACCGGAGTCGCTGCGCCCGTCGGACAGCTATGCCGCCGTCTCCTACCCGGCGGTGAGCACCGCACTGCGCAGCAGTCGGGTTTTCAGTTCCAAGCTGTACGACTCCACGATCGGCGTATTCATGGGCCCGACCATTCTCGCCATGGACGGCAAGAAGCATCGGGCGCACCGGAATCTGGTGGCCACGGCATTCAAACCGCAGTCACTGGTGCGCTGGGAACCGGATATCGTCCGGCCGATCTGCAATGCGCTCATCGACGAGTTCGCCGAGCGCGGCAGCGCCGACCTGATCAAGGAATTCACCTTCGAATTTCCGACTCGGGTCATCGCCCGACTGCTCGGCCTCCCCGAGGAGGATCTGCCCTTCTTCCGGCAGGCGGCGGTGTCGATCATCAGCTACGCCAACAAGGTTCCGCAGGCGCTGGCAGCCGCCAACGACCTGAAGGAGTACTTCCTCGGGCATATCGAGCAGCGGCGGTCCCAGCCGACCGACGACATCATCGGTGATCTGGTGACAGCCGAGGTCGACGGGGAGAAGCTGACCGAGGAGGCCATCTACTCCTTCCTGCGGCTGCTGCTGCCCGCCGGATTGGAAACCACCTATCGGTCGTCCGGAAATCTGCTGTATCTGCTGCTCACGCACCCGGAGCAATTCGAGGCAGTGCAGCGCAACCACGACCTGATCGCCCAGGCCGTCGAGGAAGGGCTGCGCTACGAAACGCCGCTCACACTGGTGCAGCGGTACGTGACCGAGGACGCCGAACTGGAAGGTGTCGCCATTCCGCAGGGCGCGGTGCTCGACCTGTGCCTGGGCTCGGCCAACCGCGACGAGACCCGCTGGGAGCGACCGGAGGAGTTCGATATCTTCCGAACCCACATTCCGCACATCAGCTTCACCGCCGGTGCACACACCTGCCTCGGTCTGCACCTGGCCCGCATGGAGACCCGGGTCGCCATGGAAGCCCTGCTGAGTCGGCTGACCGGATTCACCCTGGTACCCGGGGGCGATCCACATATCTTCGGCCAGCCGTTCCGTTCGCCCAACACACTCCCGGTGACTTTCGATGTCATCGCCTGA
- a CDS encoding amidohydrolase family protein, translated as MTVRKVIDCLVNVHFGERDQPDWMLKVRDDYFKGPVSLYAQVDLAELLDEMDEQGVEKAILMYSMAKPSKTALKFVEARPHRFGLAINGVDLLHPIRSLRELDALVNDLPVAYTTAGPSFWGDGQYPPTDAVYYPLYYKCAELGLPLCMNTGIPGPPIPGEVQNPIYLDRVCFRFPELRLCMIHGADPWWDIAIRLLMKYENLRLMTSAWSPKRLPESLVHFMRTRGKQKVIFGSDWPVLRMRRVVPEALALDLPEDVLDNYLYNNAHEFFFGDRAVVD; from the coding sequence ATGACTGTGCGCAAAGTAATCGACTGCCTGGTCAACGTGCATTTCGGCGAGCGAGACCAACCAGACTGGATGCTGAAGGTCCGGGACGACTATTTCAAAGGACCCGTGTCGTTGTACGCACAGGTCGATCTCGCCGAATTGCTCGACGAGATGGACGAGCAGGGCGTCGAGAAGGCGATTTTGATGTATTCGATGGCGAAACCGTCGAAGACCGCACTGAAATTCGTCGAAGCGCGGCCGCACCGATTCGGTCTGGCCATCAACGGGGTCGATCTACTGCATCCGATTCGGTCCCTGCGCGAACTGGACGCACTGGTGAACGATCTGCCGGTGGCCTATACGACGGCGGGGCCGAGTTTCTGGGGCGATGGCCAGTATCCGCCGACCGATGCGGTCTACTATCCGCTGTACTACAAATGCGCCGAGCTGGGTCTGCCGCTGTGTATGAATACCGGAATACCGGGACCACCGATTCCGGGTGAGGTGCAGAATCCCATCTACCTGGATCGGGTGTGCTTCAGATTCCCGGAGCTTCGGCTGTGCATGATCCATGGTGCCGATCCGTGGTGGGATATCGCGATTCGGCTGCTCATGAAATACGAGAATCTTCGCCTCATGACATCGGCCTGGTCGCCCAAACGGCTCCCGGAAAGTTTGGTGCATTTCATGCGGACCCGAGGCAAGCAGAAGGTGATCTTCGGCTCGGATTGGCCGGTGCTTCGCATGCGCCGGGTGGTGCCGGAGGCGCTGGCGCTCGACCTCCCCGAAGACGTGCTGGACAACTATCTCTACAACAACGCACACGAATTCTTTTTCGGTGACCGAGCGGTCGTCGACTGA
- a CDS encoding acyl-CoA dehydrogenase family protein, which yields MDRYELRRQDYSLSEDQTELQAVYAKFFKSRCPLEVVRAAEPTGFDKNLWEQLCGTGASTMALPESVGGDGATLVDLVLAAEELGRAIAPVPWIDHICAARLLARLGALRPDADGTADVVEGRQVVALDPCIDAVAGIRLIPSGSVADQIIVRDGDDMVGLTFATRPAKVDNIGRLPMAWVDPAAADRRIVLASGAEALAHYERALDEWRVLTAAALVGLVEETMRIAAEFAKTRYTMGVPISTLQGISHPLANIAIVVQSGRNLARRAAWFLEYEPDVQPGLAAAAFVYMAEEAAKAATMAVHVQGGLGVTTESAASAYLVRARGWPLAAGDPGASAVRVAELFARA from the coding sequence ATGGACCGCTACGAATTGCGCAGGCAGGATTACAGCCTGTCGGAAGACCAGACGGAACTCCAAGCGGTGTACGCGAAGTTCTTCAAGAGCCGGTGCCCCCTCGAGGTCGTGCGCGCGGCCGAACCGACGGGTTTCGACAAGAATCTGTGGGAGCAGCTGTGCGGTACCGGCGCGAGCACCATGGCGCTGCCCGAGTCCGTGGGCGGTGACGGCGCGACACTGGTCGATCTCGTCCTGGCCGCTGAGGAACTCGGCCGCGCCATCGCGCCGGTGCCGTGGATCGATCACATCTGTGCGGCGCGTTTGCTGGCGCGGCTGGGCGCACTGCGGCCCGATGCCGACGGCACGGCCGATGTGGTCGAAGGCAGACAGGTGGTCGCGCTGGATCCGTGCATCGACGCGGTAGCCGGAATCCGGCTCATCCCGTCCGGGTCGGTCGCCGATCAGATCATCGTCCGCGACGGCGACGATATGGTCGGGCTGACCTTCGCGACCCGGCCGGCGAAGGTCGACAATATCGGTCGCTTGCCAATGGCATGGGTCGATCCGGCGGCGGCCGACCGGCGGATCGTGCTGGCCAGCGGTGCCGAGGCGCTCGCGCACTATGAGCGCGCCCTCGATGAATGGCGGGTGCTCACCGCGGCCGCGCTGGTCGGGCTCGTCGAAGAGACCATGCGGATCGCGGCCGAATTCGCGAAAACCCGCTACACGATGGGTGTTCCGATTTCGACCCTGCAGGGCATATCCCATCCGCTGGCCAATATCGCGATCGTCGTGCAGAGCGGGCGCAACCTGGCTCGGCGGGCCGCCTGGTTCCTCGAATACGAACCCGATGTCCAGCCCGGACTCGCGGCGGCGGCGTTCGTGTACATGGCCGAGGAGGCCGCCAAGGCGGCCACCATGGCCGTGCACGTCCAGGGCGGACTGGGGGTGACGACCGAGTCGGCCGCCTCGGCCTATTTGGTGCGTGCCCGGGGCTGGCCGCTGGCGGCGGGCGATCCGGGTGCCAGCGCCGTGCGGGTCGCCGAACTGTTCGCGCGGGCTTAG
- a CDS encoding coniferyl-alcohol dehydrogenase encodes MDSRQHKIVVVGAGSGIGAATAAHFHHNGDHVLAVDLRPNETPAAQHEQCDLRDAAAIAALLDRIGTGWDLLAYIAGVPGTAPAADVLKVNYLGMRLTVEGMLPLLRHGGAIVTVASVAALGWQQRLDEVAGLLAATDAETVERWQQGQDPAYPVYSTSKQAAIIYAKRLAPAAWQKYGIRVNTVSPGPTETPILADFEASMGKDVLDTVKATIGRHATVDDIVPVIAFLGSPQARWINGQDIHVDGGFVAPLVAGAPIQL; translated from the coding sequence ATGGACTCCCGGCAACACAAAATCGTGGTGGTAGGCGCCGGATCGGGAATCGGTGCGGCGACCGCCGCCCACTTCCACCACAACGGCGACCATGTGCTCGCGGTGGATCTGCGCCCCAACGAAACCCCGGCCGCACAGCACGAACAGTGCGACCTGCGCGACGCCGCGGCCATCGCGGCGCTGCTGGACCGGATCGGTACGGGCTGGGATCTGCTGGCCTACATCGCCGGAGTGCCCGGTACCGCGCCCGCCGCGGATGTGCTGAAGGTGAACTATCTCGGTATGCGGCTCACGGTCGAGGGGATGCTGCCGCTGCTGCGACACGGTGGCGCGATCGTCACGGTCGCGTCGGTGGCGGCCCTCGGCTGGCAGCAGCGCCTCGACGAGGTTGCCGGACTGCTCGCCGCGACCGACGCCGAGACCGTCGAGCGCTGGCAGCAGGGCCAGGACCCGGCCTATCCGGTGTACAGCACATCGAAGCAGGCCGCGATCATCTACGCCAAGCGGCTGGCACCCGCGGCCTGGCAGAAATACGGGATCCGGGTGAATACCGTGAGCCCGGGGCCGACCGAGACGCCGATCCTGGCCGACTTCGAGGCATCGATGGGCAAGGACGTCCTCGACACCGTGAAGGCGACGATCGGCAGGCACGCCACGGTCGACGACATCGTGCCCGTCATCGCCTTCCTCGGCTCACCGCAGGCGCGCTGGATCAACGGACAGGACATCCACGTGGATGGCGGGTTCGTCGCGCCGCTGGTCGCCGGGGCACCGATTCAGCTGTAG
- a CDS encoding cytochrome P450, whose product MSMPIVDEAANVLADPTAYTDEARLHGALTALRAKAPVSLVDVPRYKPFWAITKHADIMAIERANRLFTNWPRPVLMTAESDEMQATAGIRTLIHMDDPQHRVVRAIAADWFSPKAMKALSDRVEQLAKRYVDKMRDAGGECDFVQEVAVNFPLYVIMSLLGVPEADFPRMLELTQELVGSDDAELQRSAPADEKMNSLIEMFEYFKHLTESWRANPTGDLGSTIANARIDGEPLSDVDTMSYYAIIATAGHDTTSSSISGGLRALIDHPDQRERLRTNPDLMPQATEEIIRWVTPVKAFMRTAAEDTTVHDVPIAAGESVLLSYVSANRDEDAFDDPFRFDIEREPNKHVAFGFGVHFCLGAGLARMEINKFLTELLPRLTSIELNGVPELSATTFVGGLKHLPIRYSLV is encoded by the coding sequence ATGAGCATGCCGATCGTCGACGAAGCCGCCAATGTCCTCGCGGACCCGACCGCCTATACCGACGAGGCACGATTGCACGGCGCGCTCACCGCGCTGCGGGCGAAGGCTCCGGTATCTCTGGTCGACGTGCCTCGGTACAAGCCGTTCTGGGCTATCACCAAACATGCCGACATCATGGCGATCGAGCGGGCAAACCGGCTGTTCACGAACTGGCCTCGACCGGTGCTGATGACGGCCGAATCGGATGAGATGCAGGCGACGGCCGGTATTCGCACACTGATCCATATGGATGATCCGCAGCACCGGGTGGTGCGCGCGATCGCGGCGGATTGGTTCAGCCCGAAAGCCATGAAGGCACTGAGTGATCGAGTCGAACAACTGGCGAAACGCTACGTCGACAAAATGCGCGATGCCGGTGGGGAATGCGACTTCGTCCAGGAGGTCGCGGTGAATTTCCCGCTGTATGTGATCATGTCGCTGCTCGGCGTTCCGGAGGCCGATTTTCCCCGGATGCTCGAGCTCACCCAGGAATTGGTCGGCAGCGACGACGCCGAGCTGCAGCGCAGCGCACCGGCGGACGAGAAGATGAACTCGCTGATCGAAATGTTCGAATACTTCAAGCATCTCACCGAGTCCTGGCGGGCGAATCCCACCGGAGACCTCGGGTCCACGATCGCCAACGCTCGTATCGACGGCGAACCGCTCTCGGATGTCGACACCATGTCGTACTACGCGATCATCGCCACGGCCGGGCACGACACCACGAGCAGCAGCATCTCCGGTGGCCTGCGAGCGCTGATCGACCATCCCGATCAGCGCGAACGGTTGCGTACCAATCCGGATCTGATGCCGCAGGCGACCGAGGAGATCATCCGGTGGGTCACGCCGGTCAAGGCGTTCATGCGGACGGCCGCCGAGGATACGACGGTCCACGATGTGCCCATCGCCGCCGGGGAATCGGTATTGCTGTCCTACGTGTCCGCGAACCGTGACGAGGACGCCTTCGACGACCCGTTCCGCTTCGATATCGAGCGGGAGCCCAATAAGCACGTCGCGTTCGGATTCGGCGTGCACTTCTGTCTCGGTGCCGGGCTGGCCCGGATGGAGATCAACAAATTCCTCACCGAACTGCTGCCGCGATTGACCTCGATCGAGCTGAACGGTGTGCCCGAACTCAGTGCGACCACATTCGTGGGTGGGCTCAAACATCTCCCGATTCGCTATTCCCTGGTGTGA
- a CDS encoding SDR family NAD(P)-dependent oxidoreductase: MSSPEPQQNRNRFDLSGRAALVTGAGGGIGAAVATALADQGAAVLVTDLDAAAAATTAEKIFADGGRAASTALDVRDSGAAAAAVAAAAELAGGTLHIVVNNAGVTAPAMFGNTTEESVQLLLDIHVLGAFRCAKAALEYLPTDGTGRIINVTSSAGLAGALGQVNYSAAKSAIVGLTKSLARELARKQITVNALAPAAATPMTAKIRTDPKFAEQMLNRIPMRRWAEPDEVAGAFVFLASDAASYITGQVLPVDGGLVM, translated from the coding sequence ATGTCATCGCCTGAGCCGCAACAGAATCGAAACCGCTTCGACCTATCCGGGCGCGCTGCGCTGGTCACTGGTGCCGGCGGCGGCATAGGTGCGGCCGTTGCCACCGCCCTGGCGGATCAGGGCGCTGCGGTGCTGGTCACCGATCTCGACGCGGCGGCAGCCGCGACCACGGCGGAAAAGATCTTTGCCGACGGCGGGCGGGCCGCGAGCACCGCACTGGATGTCCGGGATTCCGGGGCCGCCGCCGCCGCGGTTGCCGCGGCGGCCGAATTGGCCGGGGGCACCTTGCACATCGTGGTCAACAACGCCGGGGTGACTGCACCGGCGATGTTCGGCAATACCACCGAGGAGTCGGTGCAGCTGTTGCTCGACATCCATGTGCTGGGTGCGTTCCGTTGCGCGAAGGCGGCGCTGGAATACCTGCCCACCGACGGCACCGGCCGCATCATCAACGTGACCTCGTCCGCTGGTCTGGCCGGTGCGCTCGGGCAGGTCAATTACTCGGCAGCGAAGTCCGCCATCGTCGGGCTGACCAAATCGCTGGCACGGGAGCTGGCGCGCAAGCAGATCACCGTCAACGCGCTGGCGCCGGCGGCGGCCACCCCGATGACGGCCAAGATCCGCACCGATCCGAAGTTCGCCGAACAGATGCTCAATCGCATTCCGATGCGGCGGTGGGCCGAACCGGATGAGGTCGCCGGAGCCTTCGTATTTCTGGCCTCCGATGCCGCCTCCTACATCACCGGTCAGGTACTGCCGGTAGACGGTGGCCTGGTGATGTGA
- a CDS encoding AMP-binding protein, protein MTEWSIGAVFDAVAAAVPDRTMTVCGDRRSTFGESALRIRRFANFIAARGFGEHTPRYRLDRWECGQDCVALLMRNDLYLDVLIGCMKARLVPANINYHYTAREIRDLLAYVRPRGIVFHRSFGPVVAEAAPEDVELLISIEDGSDAPVPAGTVPFTDTVLEGDTAAVITATPDDLVMLCTGGTTGRPKGVLWRQSDLYVASMNGADHESLTPVQDLARSTEHVWFAVSPLSHAAGIMTACAGLLAGQTIVLYDDRKAFDARTALEIAECENAALMTIVGDAYAGPLVQELRERSYNLSSLLAVGTGGAATNPRHKRQLLELLPHVMVVEGYGASETGGMAFGRSRRGAEVETFDPGPGATAVSADRTRFLAPGDTEIGWAARVGRVPLGYFEDRAATERTFPEIDGQRMAIPGDRASVDADGTLRLLGRDSLVVNTGGEKVFVEEVEEVLRAHPGIFDALVVGRPSPRWGQEVVALVCPRAGADITDVALRQVCKLELAGFKVPKEFIFVAEIRRLGNGKPDYRWAAKRVVPGVAEEIGA, encoded by the coding sequence TTGACCGAATGGAGTATCGGGGCCGTCTTCGACGCTGTCGCGGCGGCGGTTCCGGACCGGACGATGACCGTCTGCGGCGACCGGCGCAGCACCTTCGGCGAGTCGGCGCTGCGGATCCGGCGGTTCGCGAACTTCATTGCGGCTCGAGGTTTCGGCGAGCACACCCCGCGGTACCGGCTCGATCGGTGGGAGTGCGGTCAGGATTGCGTCGCGCTGCTCATGCGCAACGACCTGTATCTCGACGTGCTGATCGGCTGTATGAAGGCCCGTCTCGTACCCGCGAATATCAACTACCACTACACGGCGCGCGAGATCCGGGACCTGCTGGCGTATGTCCGGCCCCGTGGCATCGTCTTCCATCGATCATTCGGGCCGGTGGTGGCCGAGGCTGCGCCGGAGGATGTGGAGTTGCTGATCTCGATCGAGGACGGCAGTGACGCGCCCGTTCCGGCGGGTACGGTGCCGTTCACGGACACGGTGCTCGAGGGCGACACCGCTGCGGTAATCACCGCTACGCCCGACGATCTGGTGATGTTGTGCACCGGCGGAACCACGGGGCGACCCAAAGGCGTCCTCTGGCGGCAGAGTGATCTCTATGTGGCGTCGATGAACGGTGCCGATCACGAATCTCTCACGCCCGTACAGGATCTCGCGCGATCGACCGAACACGTGTGGTTCGCGGTGTCACCGCTGTCGCACGCCGCCGGCATCATGACCGCCTGCGCGGGGCTGCTGGCCGGGCAGACGATCGTGCTGTACGACGACCGAAAAGCCTTCGACGCGCGCACGGCTCTGGAAATAGCGGAATGCGAGAACGCGGCGTTGATGACGATCGTCGGCGACGCCTACGCCGGCCCTCTGGTCCAAGAGCTTCGGGAGCGCTCGTACAACCTGTCCTCGCTGCTGGCCGTCGGAACCGGGGGAGCGGCGACCAACCCGCGCCACAAACGGCAACTGCTCGAGTTGCTTCCGCACGTGATGGTCGTCGAGGGGTATGGAGCCTCGGAGACCGGTGGTATGGCCTTCGGGCGTAGTCGGCGCGGCGCCGAGGTCGAGACCTTCGATCCGGGCCCGGGCGCGACCGCGGTGTCGGCGGACCGCACCCGCTTTCTCGCGCCCGGTGATACCGAGATCGGGTGGGCGGCCAGAGTCGGCCGGGTTCCCCTCGGCTATTTCGAGGACCGCGCGGCCACCGAGCGCACCTTTCCCGAGATCGATGGGCAGCGCATGGCCATCCCCGGCGATCGGGCGAGCGTCGATGCCGACGGCACCCTCCGATTGCTCGGCCGCGATTCGCTGGTCGTCAATACCGGCGGTGAGAAGGTTTTCGTCGAAGAGGTCGAGGAGGTGCTGCGGGCGCATCCGGGGATATTCGACGCACTGGTGGTGGGGCGGCCGAGTCCGCGCTGGGGTCAGGAAGTCGTCGCGCTGGTGTGCCCGCGGGCGGGGGCGGACATCACCGATGTGGCACTGCGGCAGGTGTGCAAACTCGAGCTGGCCGGCTTCAAGGTGCCGAAGGAATTCATATTTGTAGCGGAGATCCGACGCCTGGGAAACGGTAAGCCCGATTATCGCTGGGCCGCGAAGCGGGTGGTTCCGGGCGTCGCGGAGGAAATTGGGGCATGA